DNA sequence from the Chryseobacterium indicum genome:
TTGAAGACGTGCCCTGCAAGCATAATCACATTTTTACCTTCCGCTTTTGCTTCATGAAAAACTTCCTGATTGATGTGCTGCATTCTTACCCGCGATTCCGTTTCGGAAATACTGAAAGATTTTACTGTTTCTACAAGATAATCTGAAAAATTCAGATAAAACTTCTTCCGGATTTCTGCAATGTCTTCATCTGTTTTTTGAGGAAAAGACTTCCTCAGATTTTGTGTAATTACATTTTTTCTGTACCCGACAATATAGTGATTCAGAAAGAACATGATGTCTGAAAATACATATAAAACTTTCAGGGGAAGTTTGGAAATCAGATATAATATTTTGATAAGGAAATTCATAAAACATGCAAATTTACGTATAATAAAATTATGGTTCTGTTTTTGCTTACAAATAGTATTATTTTTTTATTTTTAACGTATGAAAAAATTATCATTAATCGCATTTCTGGGTTTAAGTTCCATTGCTTTCTCCCAGAATACCAATACCGTAAGACAGGAAGTTAAAAGTGGTTCGGAAGAAAAATCGTTATTGGTAAAGACAGATCAGACCGAACTGGATGCCAAGAAAAAGGCAGCGGAAGAAAAAGCGAAGCTTCCAAAACCTTATGATCCGAAAGCAGATGCAGAAAAAGATATACAGAATCTGATTGCAAAAGCTAAAAAGGAAAAGAAAAACATCATGATTCAGGCGGGAGGAAACTGGTGCATCTGGTGTTTAAGATTCAATCAGTATGTACAGACTACGCCGGAACTGAAGAAATTAGTGGACGACAATTATATATATTATCACCTGAATTATTCTCCGGAAAACAAAAATGAAAAAATCTTTGCGAAGTACGGCGATCCGGGAACCAAATTCGGATATCCGGTTTTCATCGTTCTGGATCAGAATGGTAAAATGATCCACGTTCAGCAAAGCGATGTTTTAGAGGAAGGAAAAGGATACAGCCTTGAAAAAGTGAAAGAATTTTTCAATGTCTGGTCTCCAAGATCATAGCCAAAAACCGGGAATTTTTTCCCGGTTTTTATTTTACATGAATTTTTTAATCCAGCTTAATTTTTTATCAGAATACGGCGGATATTTCATATTCGGTTCTCCCCATGTTGCTTTTTCCAGAATAGATTTCTGATGCGAGAACGTATCAAACCCGAATTTCCCGTGATAATTTCCGATCCCTGAATTTCCTACGCCGCCAAACGGAAGATTATCATTTCCCAGATGCATAATAACATCATTGATGCATCCTCCTCCGAAAGACAGTTTATTTTTAAAATTGTCCTTTTCTTCAGAATTATTTGTAAAAAGATAGGCTGCCAACGGTTTTTCATGCTCTAAAATTTCATTCAGAACAATATTATAATTGGTAAAAGAAATAACAGGCAGAATCGGTCCGAAAATCTCTTCCTGCATTACAGCATCATTCCAATTAACATCGGTAAGAACGGT
Encoded proteins:
- a CDS encoding thioredoxin family protein encodes the protein MKKLSLIAFLGLSSIAFSQNTNTVRQEVKSGSEEKSLLVKTDQTELDAKKKAAEEKAKLPKPYDPKADAEKDIQNLIAKAKKEKKNIMIQAGGNWCIWCLRFNQYVQTTPELKKLVDDNYIYYHLNYSPENKNEKIFAKYGDPGTKFGYPVFIVLDQNGKMIHVQQSDVLEEGKGYSLEKVKEFFNVWSPRS